The following are from one region of the Neurospora crassa OR74A linkage group III, whole genome shotgun sequence genome:
- the met-8 gene encoding methionine synthase, whose product MVQSSVLGFPRMGVLRDLKKANEAYWADKISQEALLAEGKRLRLAHWKIQKDAGVDIIPSNDFAHYDHVLDHIQLFNAVPERYTSQKLSPLDEYFAMGRGHQKGGVDVPALEMVKWFDSNYHYVKPTLQDNQTFSLAKDPKPVREFLEAKEAGFQTRPVLVGPVSFLALGKADRGSSVDPITLLDKLVPVYVELLKQLKAAGAESVQIDEPVLVFDLRPEVKAAFKPAYEAIAAAGDAVPKVVVATYFGDIVHNFDVLPAFSGAAGLHVDLVRNPEQLEPVLKQLGPNQILSAGVVDGRNIWKNDFAKSLEILQTAVKALGSERVIVATSSSLIHTPHTLASEKKLPSDVYEWFSFAVEKVKEVATLAKAVTEPEAVKAELEANAAAIKARTDSKRTNDPAVKERQAQVTPEQHNRKAPFNTRYAEQKKHLSLPLFPTTTIGSFPQTSEIRVQRNKFTKGEISAEEYERFIEKEIELAVKIQDELDLDVYVHGEPERNDMVQYFGERLNGYVFTTHAWVQSYGSRCVRPPIIVGDISRPAPMTVKESKYAASISKKPMKGMLTGPVTCLRWSFPRVDVHQSVQCQQLALALRDEVVDLEKNGIYVIQVDEPALREGLPLRKGQEREAYLKWAVDSFKLATAGVENSTQIHSHFCYSEFQDFFHAIAALDADVLSIENSKSDAKLLKVFIDEEYPRHIGPGVYDIHSPRVPTLEEFKQRIEEMLAYLKPEQLWINPDCGLKTRKWDEVKGALSHMVEAAKYFREKYANKA is encoded by the exons ATGGTCCAGTCATCGGTTCTGGGTTTCCC CCGCATGGGTGTCCTCCGTGACCTCAAGAAGGCTAACGAGGCTTACTGGGCTGACAAGATCTCCCAGGAGGCTCTCCTCGCCGAGGGTAAGAGGCTCCGTCTCGCCCACTGGAAGATCCAGAAGGATGCCGGTGTCGACATCATCCCCTCCAACGACTTCGCTCACTATGACCACGTCCTCGACCACATCCAGCTCTTCAAC GCTGTTCCCGAGCGTTACACTTCCCAGAAGCTCTCCCCTCTCGATGAGTACTTCGCCATGGGCCGTGGCCACCAGAAGGGTGGTGTCGATGTCCCCGCCCTCGAGATGGTTAAGTGGTTTGACTCCAACTACCACTACGTCAAGCCCACTCTCCAGGACAACCAGACCTTCTCCCTCGCCAAGGACCCCAAGCCCGTCCGCGAGTTCctcgaggccaaggaggctgGTTTCCAGACCCGCCCCGTTCTTGTCGGCCCCGTCTCCTTCCTTGCTCTTGGCAAGGCTGACCGTGGTTCCTCCGTCGACCCCATCACCCTCCTCGACAAGCTTGTCCCTGTCTACGTCGAGCTCCTGAAGCAGCTCAAGGCCGCTGGTGCCGAGTCTGTCCAGATTGACGAGCCCGTCCTCGTCTTCGATCTCCGCCCCGAGGTCAAGGCTGCCTTCAAGCCCGCCTACGAGGCCATTGCCGCCGCTGGTGATGCCGTTCCCAAGGTCGTCGTTGCCACTTACTTCGGTGACATCGTCCACAACTTCGACGTTCTCCCCGCTTTCTCCGGCGCTGCTGGTCTCCACGTCGACCTTGTCCGCAACCCCGAGCAGCTTGAGCCTGTCCTCAAGCAGCTCGGCCCTAACCAGATCCTCTCTGCCGGTGTTGTCGATGGGCGCAACATTTGGAAGAACGACTTCGCCAAGTCGCTCGAGATCCTCCAGACTGCCGTCAAGGCCCTTGGCTCTGAGCGCGTCATCGTCGCTACCTCCAGCTCCCTCATCCACACTCCCCACACCCTCGCCAGCGAGAAGAAGCTTCCCTCTGATGTCTACGAGTGGTTCTCTTTCGCCGtcgagaaggtcaaggaggtTGCTACCCTCGCCAAGGCTGTGACCGAGcccgaggccgtcaaggctGAGCTTGAGGCCAACGCTGCTGCCATCAAGGCCCGCACTGACTCCAAGCGCACCAACGACCCCGCTGTCAAGGAGCGTCAGGCCCAGGTTACCCCTGAGCAGCACAACCGCAAGGCCCCCTTCAACACTCGCTACGccgagcagaagaagcacctttctctccctctcttccctaccaccaccatcggctCTTTCCCCCAGACCTCCGAGATCCGTGTCCAGCGTAACAAGTTCACCAAGGGTGAGATCTCCGCCGAGGAGTACGAGCGCTTCATCGAGAAGGAGATTGAGCTCGCCGTCAAGATTCAGGATGAGCTTGACCTCGATGTCTACGTCCACGGTGAGCCCGAGCGTAACGACATGGTTCAGTACTTCGGTGAGCGCCTCAACGGCTACGTCTTCACCACCCACGCCTGGGTCCAGTCTTACGGCTCCCGTTGCGTCCGTCCCCCCATCATTGTCGGTGATATCTCTCGCCCCGCTCCCATGACCGTCAAGGAGTCCAAGTACGCtgcctccatctccaagaaGCCCATGAAGGGCATGCTTACTGGCCCCGTTACCTGCCTCCGGTGGTCTTTCCCCCGTGTCGACGTTCACCAGTCCGTCCAGTGCCAGCAGCTCGCTCTGGCTCTCCGCGACGAGGTCGTCGACCTTGAGAAGAACGGCATCTACGTCATCCAGGTCGATGAGCCTGCCCTCCGTGAGGGTCTCCCTCTCCGTAAGGGTCAGGAGCGTGAAGCCTACCTCAAGTGGGCTGTCGACTCCTTCAAGCTCGCCACCGCTGGCGTCGAGAACTCCACTCAGATTCACTCTCACTTCTGCTACTCTGAGTTCCAGGACTTCTTCCACGCCATCGCTGCCCTTGATGCCGATGTCCTCTCCATCGAGAACTCCAAGTCTGATGCCAAGCTCCTCAAGGTCTTCATTGACGAGGAGTACCCCCGCCACATCGGCCCTGGTGTCTACGACATCCACTCTCCTCGTGTCCCCACCCTTGAGGAGTTCAAGCAGCGCATCGAGGAGATGCTTGCTTACCTCAAGCCTGAGCAGCTCTGGATCAACCCCGACTGCGGTCTTAAGACCCGCAAGTGGGATGAGGTCAAGGGTGCCCTCTCCCACATGGTTGAGGCCGCCAAGTACTTCCGTGAGAAGTATGCCAACAAGGCTTAA